Genomic window (Streptomyces sp. TG1A-60):
CGCGCTGCCACCACATGCGGTAGCCCCAGAGGATCAGCGTGACGAGGGAGAGGGCGAGCGCCAGCAGGAGCAGCTGGTTGGCCAGGCCGAACAGGACGCCGGTGTGGGCGTCGATGCCCCAGCGGGACAGCTTGGCGAGGAACGGGAAGTCCGCGAACCGGAGCGTGTCGGTGACCTCGGCGGTCGCCGGGTCCACGGCCACCGCGTCCTGCTTGGTGGGCCAGCTGCGCTGGACCTGCCGTACGACGTACGCGGAGGACGCGTCGGCGGGCGGCACGATCTCCACGGGGTCCCCCAGGCCCTCGGTGCGCGCGGCGGCGAGGATCCCGTCCAGGTCACCCCCGGTGGCGGCCCCCGCGTCCGCCGAGCCGCCGCCGTGCTCGCCGTGGTCACCCGCCGTGGCCGAGATGGCCGGCGTCGCCTGGTGGAGTTCGGTGCGCAGGACCGCGATGTTGGCGCCGGTGTACGTCGACCAGGTCAGGCCCGTCGCGGAGAGGAAGAAGAACCCGGCGGCGGCCCACGCGCCGACCGTGCCGTGCAGGCCCAGGGTGCGTCGTCGGCCGCTGGTGCCCCGTACCTTGCGCCGGGCGCGACGGCGGGCGAACCAGAGCACGAGGCCGCCGGCCGAGATGACCCACAGCCAGCTGGCGGCGAGTTCGCTGTAGAGGCGGCCGGTCTCGCCGAGGTGGAGGTTGGCGTGGAACTTGCTGACCCAGGCCCGCACCGGCAGCGCGCCCGTCGATCCGTACTGCTCCAGCGCCCCGCGCACCTCGGCCGTGTACGGGTCGACGAACACGGCGAGGGTGTCGGGCTCGTCGACGCCCTCGACGCCCGTCAGCATCACCCGGGTCGTCGCGTCGTCCTCGGGTGAGGGGCGTACGGCGGCGACGGTGCCCTCGGGGCGCGCCTTGCGGGCGGCGGCCACCTGCTCGGAGATCGGCAGCTTCTCGTCGCCCACCTTCGCGACGGTCGTCCGGTCCGCGTAGACGATCTTCTCGACCGAGAACGAGGTGGCGTACAGCCCGCCCGTCAGGGCGGCGACCAGCAGGAACGGGGCGACGAGGACGCCCGCGTAGAAGTGCAGCCGCAGGACGAGCGGCCTGAGCGAGGCCCATCCGCTCGGGGTGCCGTCGGGTTTCGCGACGGTTTTCTGGGGCTCGTCCGTCTCGGTCGAGGGGGCGATGGTCATCGGCGGATGCTCCGGGATACGGGGACGTCGTGGCGGTTCAGTAGTCGGGGTACGGGGGCGTCGAGTTCCCGGCGGTTCGCATGACGCGGGTCACACCAGAGCTCGGGCGCTTCGTACGCTCCCGTGCCTCGTCCTCGCGGGAGCCGCCTCGCATCGCGCGATGCCGCTTGGCATTCTGGCGCGATGGCTTTTGAACGTGACCGCACCGAGTTCCGCCCCCTGAGCGAGCGGGTCGAGGAGCTTCTCGCCCACGAGGGCCCGCTGCCGATCGTCGCCGCGGGCGATCCGGTCCTGCGCCGCACCGCCGAGCCCTTCGACGGCCAGCTGGACGCGGACCTGCTGGCCCGGTTCGTCGCCGCGCTGCGCGCCACCATGCACGCGGCACCCGGCGTCGGTCTCGCCGCGCCGCAGGTCGGAGTGTCCTTGCGCATCGCGGTGATCGAGGACCCCGCGCCGGTCCCGGAGGAGGTGCGGCTGGCCCGGGGCCGGGTCCCGCAGCCGTTCCGCGTCCTGGTCAACCCGGCGTACGAGGCCGTCGGCTCGTTCCGGGACGCCTTCTTCGAGGGCTGTCTGAGCGTGCCGGGCTGGCAGGCCGTGGTGGCCCGGCACGCCAGGGTCCGGCTACGGGCGCTCGACGAGGGCGGGCGGACGGTGGACGAGGAGTTCTCGGGGTGGCCCGCCCGTATCGTCCAGCACGAGACGGACCACCTGAGCGGCACGCTCTACCTCGACCACGCCGAGCTGCGCTCCCTGTCCTCGAACCAGGCGATGGCCGAGCGCTGGAACGACCCCACCCCGGCCAACGCCTCCCGGGCCCTCGGTTTCCTCCTGCCCGACTGAGCGCCCGGCCGGGCGGTTCAGCCCCGGTACGCCTCCAGCAGCCGCAGCCACACCTCACTGATCGTCGGGTACGAGGGCACCGCGTGCCACAGGCGGTCGATGGGGACCTCGCCGGCGACGGCGATGGTGGCGGAGTGGATGAGTTCGCCGACGGCGGGGCCGACGAAGGTGACCCCGCGGAGGATCTCGCGGTCCAGGTCGACGACCATACGGGCGCGGCCCGGGTAGCCGTCGGCGTACAGGCCCGCCCCCGCCACGGAGGAGAACTCGACGTCGACGGCGCGGACGCGGTAGCCGGCCTGTTCCGCCTCGACGAGGGAGAGGCCGACGGCGGCGGCCTCGGGGTCGGTGAAGACGACCTGGGGAACGGCGGCGTGGTCGGCGGTGGCCGCGTGGGCGCCCCACGGGTCGCGCTCCAGGAGCGGGACGCCGGCCGCCCGGGCGGCGATGGCGGCCCCGGCGATCCGCGCCTGGTACTTGCCCTGGTGAGTGAGCAGGGCCCGGCGGTTGACGTCGCCGACCGCGTACAGCCACGCGCTGCCCGTCACCCGGAGGCTGTCGTCGACGGGCAGCCACGATCCGGGCTCCAGGCCGACGGTGTCGAGGCCGAGGTCGTCGGTGCGCGGGGCGCGGCCGGTGGCGAAGAGGATCTCGTCGGCCTCCAGACGGTCCCCGGTGTCCGTGCGGGCCACCACGGTGCCGTTCTCACGGCACACCGCCGTCACCGACGTGCCGGTGCGGACGTCCGCGCCCGCCTCAACGAGCGCCTCGGCGATCAGCTCGCCGGCGAAGGGCTCCATACGGGGCAGCAGACCCTCGCCCCGGACGAGGACGGTGACCTCGGAGCCGAGGGCCCGCCAGGCGGTGGCCATCTCGACGGCGACGACCCCGCCGCCGACGACGATCAGCCGGTCGGGGACGCTCCGGGCGCTGGTGGCCTCGCGGCTCGTCCAGGGCTCGACCTGGGTGAGTCCCGGCAGGTCGGGCAGGAGGGCGCGGCTGCCGGTGGAGACCACCACCGCGTGGCGGGCGGTGAGGACGTGGTGTCCGCCGTCCGTCGCGTTCACGACGACGCGGCGGGGCCCGGCCAGGCGTCCATGGCCGCGATAGAGGGTCGCGCCGACGCTCTCCAGCCAGCCGGCCTGGCCGTCGTCCCTCCAGTGGGCGGCCTCGTAGTCGCGGTGGGCGAGCACCTCGGCGGCGTCCAGCGGGCCCTCGACCAGGTGGCGCAGCCCGGGCACGCGGCGGGCGTCGGCGCGGGCGATCGCGGGGCGCAGCAGGGCCTTGCTGGGCATGCACGCCCAGTACGAGCACTCGCCGCCGACCAGCTCGCTCTCCACGATCGCGGTGGACAGGCCGGCCGCGCGGGTGCGGTCGGCGACGTTCTCCCCCACGGGTCCGGCGCCGAGCACCACGACGTCGTAGTCGACGGTCGTGGCTTCGCCTGCGTCTCGGGTGCGTTCCGTATCCGTCATGGGGTCAGTCTGGTTGTCGGTGTGCGCGGAGGCCACACGGGTACGCGCGCGGAATACGCCACCGCGACGAGGCGTTGTCGAGAGCGGCTCGTCCGAGCACCGAGACCCGGAAGAGGGATGCACGCCATGAGCAGCACCGTGGAGCTCACCAAGGAGAACTTCGACCAGACGGTCACCGAGAACGAGTTCGTACTGATCGACTTCTGGGCGTCCTGGTGCGGGCCGTGCCGTCAGTTCGCCCCGGTCTACGAGAAGGCCGCCGACGACAACCCGGACCTGGTGTTCGGCAAGGTGGACACCGAGGCGCAGCCGGAGCTGGCCCAGGCCTTCGGTATCCAGTCGATCCCCACGCTGATGATCGTCCGTGATCAGGTCGCCGTGTTCGCGCAGCCGGGCGCGCTGCCCGAGGCCGCGCTGACCGACGTCATCGGGCAGGCCCGCGAGCTGGACATGGACGAGGTCCGCAAGGCCGTCGCGGAGCAGCAGTCGAAGGTCGAGCAGAACGGTCAGTGAACCGGCCGGTCCACCAGGTCAGCGGCAGTCCCGTGTCGTTGTCGGCCAGTTCGGCGGCAGCCTGCCGGGACGCCGTGTGCGATCGCCAGTTCCGGCGCAGCCGGGCGAGCTGGAGACGGTGGTCGAAGGCGCCCTCGTCCGGCCGCGTGTGCGGCATCCTGGTCATGCCGTAGGAGAAACGGGTCGCCCGCCGGACCCGGTCCAGGCACAACCGCGAGTACCGGTCGAGAAGTTGTGGCGATCCCCGGTCGTAGAGCTCGATGAACGCGCGCGCCGGGACACCGACGTCGGACACGCCCAGGTTGAGGCCCCCGGCCCCGTGCACACACGTCCGGGACGCACCCGG
Coding sequences:
- the trxA gene encoding thioredoxin, with amino-acid sequence MSSTVELTKENFDQTVTENEFVLIDFWASWCGPCRQFAPVYEKAADDNPDLVFGKVDTEAQPELAQAFGIQSIPTLMIVRDQVAVFAQPGALPEAALTDVIGQARELDMDEVRKAVAEQQSKVEQNGQ
- a CDS encoding FAD-dependent monooxygenase, translated to MRTPVGVIGGPAGLLRARLPHRTDIDRVVLESRTRAYAERRRRAGLLERGTADALRECGAAERPEIEGRVCHGIEESIYARGEHGFALRSMRSPSASRLYLQVANGTDPARTWRDRAALRVQSASIANRAPGASRTCVHGAGGLNLGVSDVGVPARAFIELYDRGSPQLLDRYSRLCLDRVRRATRFSYGMTRMPHTRPDEGAFDHRLQLARLRRNWRSHTASRQAAAELADNDTGLPLTWWTGRFTDRSARPSTAAPRRPCGPRPCPARGPAR
- a CDS encoding PepSY domain-containing protein, translated to MTIAPSTETDEPQKTVAKPDGTPSGWASLRPLVLRLHFYAGVLVAPFLLVAALTGGLYATSFSVEKIVYADRTTVAKVGDEKLPISEQVAAARKARPEGTVAAVRPSPEDDATTRVMLTGVEGVDEPDTLAVFVDPYTAEVRGALEQYGSTGALPVRAWVSKFHANLHLGETGRLYSELAASWLWVISAGGLVLWFARRRARRKVRGTSGRRRTLGLHGTVGAWAAAGFFFLSATGLTWSTYTGANIAVLRTELHQATPAISATAGDHGEHGGGSADAGAATGGDLDGILAAARTEGLGDPVEIVPPADASSAYVVRQVQRSWPTKQDAVAVDPATAEVTDTLRFADFPFLAKLSRWGIDAHTGVLFGLANQLLLLALALSLVTLILWGYRMWWQRGRASSFGRPIPRGAWQQVPPHILVPALAVIAVLGYFVPLLGIPLAVFIAVDVARGEIAYRRGKRSCGGRVEAK
- a CDS encoding peptide deformylase; the protein is MAFERDRTEFRPLSERVEELLAHEGPLPIVAAGDPVLRRTAEPFDGQLDADLLARFVAALRATMHAAPGVGLAAPQVGVSLRIAVIEDPAPVPEEVRLARGRVPQPFRVLVNPAYEAVGSFRDAFFEGCLSVPGWQAVVARHARVRLRALDEGGRTVDEEFSGWPARIVQHETDHLSGTLYLDHAELRSLSSNQAMAERWNDPTPANASRALGFLLPD
- a CDS encoding NAD(P)/FAD-dependent oxidoreductase, producing the protein MTDTERTRDAGEATTVDYDVVVLGAGPVGENVADRTRAAGLSTAIVESELVGGECSYWACMPSKALLRPAIARADARRVPGLRHLVEGPLDAAEVLAHRDYEAAHWRDDGQAGWLESVGATLYRGHGRLAGPRRVVVNATDGGHHVLTARHAVVVSTGSRALLPDLPGLTQVEPWTSREATSARSVPDRLIVVGGGVVAVEMATAWRALGSEVTVLVRGEGLLPRMEPFAGELIAEALVEAGADVRTGTSVTAVCRENGTVVARTDTGDRLEADEILFATGRAPRTDDLGLDTVGLEPGSWLPVDDSLRVTGSAWLYAVGDVNRRALLTHQGKYQARIAGAAIAARAAGVPLLERDPWGAHAATADHAAVPQVVFTDPEAAAVGLSLVEAEQAGYRVRAVDVEFSSVAGAGLYADGYPGRARMVVDLDREILRGVTFVGPAVGELIHSATIAVAGEVPIDRLWHAVPSYPTISEVWLRLLEAYRG